The genome window ACGGCACTTGTAGGAGCCCTTGAGACTTTCATCGGATTGGTCTCGGCTGTCGGCATGGGTGTGACAGCCCTCTGGATATTTGACAGCACAACAATCAGTGTTGTTCAGAGGACAAAGGAGATAGGCATATTGAAGGCGCTGGGCTACACGAGTTTGGACGTGCTCATAATATTCCTTCTCGAGGCTATCATAATATCAACAATTGGAATAGTGATAGGTCTCTCACTTGCCCTGATTCTCTCAATGTTTGTAAAAATACCTATGTTTACCCTTCAAATAGGGCTGACGCTCACGCCAAGCGTCGTGGCTCTCTCTTCACTTCTACCTCTCTTCATGAACGCGCTCGCAGCATATATCCCTTCACGTAGAGGGGCTTCCCTTAACCCTGTGGAGGCGCTCAGGTATGAGTGAGATAATTATCCTTGAGCATGTATCCAAAATATACAATAGCGCCTCAGGCCCCGTAATTGCAGTAAACGATGTTTCAATGAGCGTGAGACAAGGAGAGTTTTTTGCAATAGTGGGGCCAAGTGGTAGCGGAAAAACCACCATGTTACACCTTATAGGGGGTCTCGACCGGCCTACCAGCGGGAAAATAATAGTCGCTGGGAGGGAGATTTCTAGCCTCAGGAGCGATGAGTCGCTGAGCCGATACAGGAACGAGATCGTAGGCTTCGTATTCCAGATGTTTTACCTGGTTCCTCGCTTGAAAGTGATCGAGAACGTCGAACTGCCCTTAATTAAAAAAGGAATCCAGAGGGATGAGAGGAGGAAAATGGCTCTAGAAGCCTTGAGAATGGTGGGTCTTGAGAGCGCTGCGCTTAAATACCCTACCCAGTTGAGTGGGGGAGAGCAGCAGCGAGTGGCCATAGCCAGAGCTATAGTCGGAAGGCCTAGGATACTTCTCGCGGACGAGCCCACGGGGAACCTAGACGCGAGGAACTCTCAGGTAATCATGGATGTCTTCAGGAAATTAAACCAGGAGTACGGCATAACCATTGTAATGGTTACTCACAACCTTGAGCTAATATGGTATTGTGACAGAGTGGCTAGGATGCAGAGCGGCTCGCTCGTAGATATTTATACTCCTGACACTTATGACCAG of Thermofilum uzonense contains these proteins:
- a CDS encoding ABC transporter ATP-binding protein; this encodes MSEIIILEHVSKIYNSASGPVIAVNDVSMSVRQGEFFAIVGPSGSGKTTMLHLIGGLDRPTSGKIIVAGREISSLRSDESLSRYRNEIVGFVFQMFYLVPRLKVIENVELPLIKKGIQRDERRKMALEALRMVGLESAALKYPTQLSGGEQQRVAIARAIVGRPRILLADEPTGNLDARNSQVIMDVFRKLNQEYGITIVMVTHNLELIWYCDRVARMQSGSLVDIYTPDTYDQLIVSFVKKL